One Candidatus Synechococcus calcipolaris G9 genomic window carries:
- the kaiB gene encoding circadian clock protein KaiB, producing the protein MPPLRKTYVLKLYVAGNTPNSVRALKTLNNILEKEFKGVYALKVIDVLKNPQLAEEDKILATPTLSKILPPPVRRIIGDLSDREKVLIGLDLLFEEISEYEDTHPS; encoded by the coding sequence ATGCCCCCGTTACGCAAAACCTACGTTCTCAAACTCTATGTGGCGGGGAACACGCCTAACTCAGTGCGTGCCCTGAAAACCCTAAATAATATCCTGGAGAAAGAATTCAAAGGTGTCTATGCCCTAAAAGTCATTGATGTCCTCAAAAATCCCCAACTTGCCGAGGAAGATAAAATTTTGGCAACCCCCACCCTCTCCAAGATTTTGCCCCCACCCGTGCGGCGCATCATTGGTGATCTCTCCGATCGCGAAAAAGTGCTGATTGGCCTGGATTTACTGTTTGAAGAAATTTCTGAATACGAAGATACTCATCCCTCGTAA
- a CDS encoding circadian clock protein KaiA yields the protein MNLTALSICGLIYSENLENELKQGKPTDTDQFLCFSDRQDFTTYLLEKRHTIDCLILEWTPTTEQVIRDLHYSATLIPALVLFPDNGDPLPHGPFYHVAETVLKVNQIQPLMPHLEAAIVAFIKLCRSCPLPPRIKPLIPAETHTADHQHRLSEKLKERLGYLGVYYKRDTDFFFRRMSTGDKQTLLDELKSMYRAIILEYFSAETDVNQRIDEFVGKAFFADISVSQVLELHVELMDNFAKQLKLEGRNEDILLDYRLTLIDIIAHLCEMYRRSIPREA from the coding sequence GTGAATTTAACGGCCTTGTCTATTTGTGGGTTAATCTATTCTGAAAATCTTGAAAATGAACTAAAACAAGGGAAACCCACCGATACGGATCAGTTTCTTTGTTTTAGCGATCGCCAGGATTTTACCACATATCTGCTGGAAAAACGTCATACCATTGATTGCCTGATTCTGGAATGGACCCCCACCACAGAGCAGGTCATTAGGGATCTCCATTACAGTGCCACCCTGATCCCAGCCCTCGTTCTTTTCCCCGACAACGGCGATCCCCTACCCCATGGCCCCTTCTACCACGTCGCAGAGACTGTTCTGAAGGTTAACCAGATCCAGCCCCTCATGCCCCACCTAGAGGCGGCGATCGTTGCCTTTATTAAACTCTGCCGCTCCTGCCCCCTGCCCCCCCGAATTAAACCCCTCATTCCCGCAGAAACCCACACTGCCGATCATCAACATCGCCTCTCCGAAAAATTAAAGGAGCGACTGGGCTACCTTGGGGTTTACTACAAACGGGATACGGACTTCTTTTTTCGCCGAATGTCTACGGGGGATAAACAAACCCTCTTGGATGAATTAAAATCCATGTACCGCGCCATCATCCTCGAGTATTTCAGTGCGGAGACAGATGTCAACCAACGCATTGATGAATTTGTCGGCAAAGCTTTTTTTGCAGATATTTCCGTCTCCCAGGTTCTCGAACTCCACGTTGAACTGATGGATAATTTTGCCAAACAACTCAAATTAGAAGGCCGAAATGAAGATATTCTGCTAGACTACCGCTTGACCTTGATCGATATTATTGCCCACCTCTGCGAAATGTATCGTCGTTCGATTCCCCGCGAGGCCTGA
- the kaiC gene encoding circadian clock protein KaiC yields the protein MTPIGIENSQGGSNLQRAEVQKIRTMVEGFDDISRGGLPQGRTTLVSGTSGTGKTLLAMQFIYNGITIFNEPGIFVTFEEAPRDIIKNALSFGWDLQILIDQGKLFILDASPDPEGQEVAGDFDLSALIERIQYAIRKYKATRVSIDSVTAVFQQYDAASVVRREIFRLAARLKQLGVTTIMTTERIHEYGPVARFGVEEFVSDNVVILRNVLEGERRRRTAEILKLRGTNHMKGEYPFTINDGINIFPLGAMRLTQRSSNVRVSSGVKTLDTMCGGGFFKDSIILATGATGTGKTLLVSKFLQTACQNGERALLLAYEESRAQLSRNASSWGIDFEELEQQGLLRIVCAYPESAGLEDHLQIIKSEIATFKPSRVAIDSLSALDRGVSNNAFRQFVIGVTGFAKQEEITGFFTNTTDQFMGSNSITESHISTITDTILLLQYVEIRGEMSRAINVFKMRGSWHDKGIREYVITDQGADIKDSFRNFEGIISGTPTRIAVDEKTELSRIVKDVKGLEGG from the coding sequence ATGACACCAATTGGTATTGAGAACAGCCAGGGAGGCTCCAACTTGCAACGGGCCGAAGTGCAGAAAATTCGCACCATGGTTGAGGGCTTTGATGATATTAGCCGGGGAGGATTGCCCCAGGGCCGCACCACCTTAGTGAGTGGGACATCAGGAACCGGTAAAACCCTTCTGGCAATGCAGTTTATTTATAATGGCATTACCATTTTTAATGAGCCGGGTATTTTCGTTACCTTTGAAGAAGCCCCCCGGGACATTATTAAAAACGCCCTTAGCTTTGGCTGGGATCTGCAAATTCTTATTGATCAGGGCAAACTCTTTATCCTGGATGCCTCTCCAGATCCAGAGGGCCAAGAAGTAGCCGGGGATTTTGATCTATCGGCTTTAATTGAACGGATTCAGTATGCCATTCGCAAATACAAGGCCACCCGCGTCTCCATTGATTCCGTGACAGCGGTATTTCAACAGTACGACGCTGCCTCCGTGGTGCGCCGGGAAATTTTTCGTTTAGCGGCCCGCCTCAAGCAATTGGGTGTAACGACGATTATGACCACGGAGCGCATCCATGAGTATGGCCCCGTTGCCCGATTTGGGGTGGAAGAATTTGTCTCTGATAACGTGGTGATTCTCCGCAATGTCTTGGAAGGAGAGCGGCGACGACGCACCGCAGAAATCCTTAAACTGCGGGGAACCAATCATATGAAAGGGGAGTATCCCTTTACCATCAATGACGGGATTAATATCTTCCCCTTGGGTGCCATGCGCCTGACCCAGCGATCCTCAAATGTGCGGGTTTCTTCCGGGGTGAAAACCTTAGATACCATGTGTGGGGGCGGCTTCTTCAAGGATTCCATTATTTTGGCAACCGGAGCCACGGGGACGGGTAAAACCCTGCTGGTAAGTAAATTTCTGCAAACCGCCTGTCAGAATGGTGAACGAGCCTTACTACTGGCCTATGAAGAATCCCGGGCCCAACTGTCCCGAAATGCCTCCTCCTGGGGTATTGACTTTGAAGAACTGGAGCAGCAGGGGCTATTGCGGATTGTCTGTGCCTATCCCGAATCTGCCGGACTTGAAGATCACCTGCAAATTATTAAGTCGGAAATTGCCACGTTTAAGCCCTCACGGGTGGCGATCGATTCTCTATCCGCCTTGGATCGGGGGGTGAGTAATAATGCCTTCCGCCAGTTTGTGATTGGGGTGACGGGGTTTGCCAAGCAGGAAGAAATTACTGGCTTTTTCACCAATACCACGGATCAATTTATGGGTTCCAACTCAATCACGGAGTCCCATATTTCCACCATTACTGATACGATTCTCCTGTTACAATACGTGGAAATTCGCGGTGAAATGTCTCGGGCCATCAATGTCTTTAAGATGCGTGGCTCTTGGCATGATAAGGGCATTCGTGAGTACGTGATTACGGATCAGGGGGCAGACATCAAAGACTCCTTCCGTAATTTTGAAGGCATTATCAGTGGAACACCCACCCGCATTGCCGTAGACGAAAAAACAGAACTCTCGCGGATTGTTAAAGATGTTAAAGGCTTGGAGGGGGGATAA